In Aspergillus fumigatus Af293 chromosome 2, whole genome shotgun sequence, a genomic segment contains:
- a CDS encoding sterol homeostasis protein ARV1: MPICIECSYPVSHLYSTYSRADDRSLGKGVRLTQCPRCKRFADKYVEHDFVVLFIDLVLIKPQVYRHLLFNRLGGNNDQFDRSIIRLGILLLLFDVYLTWARIERSPTLAASWLARTPIIVQYLFFLSLNAVATLAHHLTVRLLASVLSPTPNGTSSTHTNGAEGPVPSNPSTPVFPSFSSQSQSVTPSGQQSPTAGMTMSPTRLTPHGSSQDISLSASAATLGTSASTTNLGTDQHHHSPASTPQGSFPFPPPPLRRASTAPAQSIRPLPPPSPASPTAISTALLVSSCAKLFPILLVIWGPDGSGGSSTPAQQGNTSAGGTTHSTLTQRMLSRYTPTASAAAPGATGLVSSVSSSLLDKLVSSLAWLIPASVPTSYLTNCAELVGSLFSLGAADTHLGLLSNIEALYILLGCGYLRAVALAVTGLLARWMVQRVILGAVGIG; this comes from the exons ATGCCCATCTGCATCGAATGCTCTTACCCCGTCTCGCACCTGTATAGCACTTACAGTCGCGCCGACGACCGCTCTTTGGGCAAGGGCGTGCGTCTGACGCAATGTCCGCGCTGCAAGCGTTTTGCGGACAAATATGTGGAACATGATTTTGTGGTGCTTTTTATAGATCTAGTTCTGATCAAGCCTCAG GTGTACCGACATCTACTCTTCAACCGACTAGGGGGGAACAATGATCAATTCGAT CGCTCAATCATCCGCCTGGGAATTCTTCTCCTTCTATTCGATGTATACCTCACATGGGCGCGGATCGAGAGGTCTCCTACGCTCGCAGCGTCCTGGCTTGCCCGCACACCCATCATCGTGCAATACCTCTTTTTTCTAAGCTTGAACGCCGTCGCAACTCTTGCGCATCATCTCACAGTTAGGCTGCTTGCCTCGGTTCTCTCACCGACACCAAATGGCACCAGCAGCACTCACACAAACGGGGCCGAGGGACCTGTCCCGTCGAATCCCTCCACCCCCGTCTTCCCCTCGTTCTCGTCCCAGTCCCAATCGGTTACACCGTCAGGGCAACAGTCACCCACCGCGGGAATGACAATGAGCCCGACGAGACTTACACCTCACGGTTCCTCCCAGGACATCTCGCTCTCGGCCAGTGCTGCTACCCTGGGCACCTCAGCGTCCACCACCAATCTCGGTACCGACCAACATCACCACAGCCCCGCGTCGACACCGCAGGGATCGTTCCCCTTCCCCCCGCCGCCTCTGCGCCGTGCGTCCACCGCGCCGGCGCAGAGCATCCGGCCTTTGCCACCGCCGTCCCCGGCGAGCCCCACGGCCATCAGCACCGCCCTGCTCGTCAGCAGTTGCGCGAAACTCTTTCCTATCCTTCTCGTCATCTGGGGTCCCGACGGCAGCGGCGGCTCGTCTACACCCGCCCAACAGGGCAATACAAGCGCCGGCGGGACGACGCATTCGACCCTGACGCAGCGGATGTTGAGCCGGTACACCCCGACCGCGAGCGCAGCCGCTCCCGGCGCGACGGGATTGGTGTCGTCGGTGTCGTCGTCCCTGCTCGACAAGCTGGTCTCCAGCCTTGCATGGTTGATTCCGGCGTCGGTGCCAACGAGCTACCTGACCAATTGTGCCGAGCTGGTCGGCTCGCTCTTCTCGCTCGGGGCAGCGGATACGCACCTCGGCCTCTTGAGTAATATCGAAGCGCTATATATCCTGCTTGGATGCGGGTATTTGCGCGCGGTGGCCTTGGCTGTGACCGGCCTGCTCGCGCGGTGGATGGTGCAGAGGGTGATTCTGGGTGCGGTGGGAATCGGCTAA